The genome window TTGATTACCGCCAGCCTGCTTTTCAGCTTTGTGTGGCTTAACTGTTTTCCGGCCTCGGGTTGGTCCGAATCCGGAGGCGTCACCACTGAGCCTCAGTGCCAAGACAGACTATTGACTTGTACTGCGCATGAAATTGAAGATAAGCCTATCGAATGAGTCCTTTCAAGCCACAGATGGCCATGCGTTGTTTCATGTACCATTATCTAATTATAGGTACCAAGAGAGTGAAAATGTTCTGGTGTTTTTTATCACGAGGTACGTGTTCATCCGGTCTAAGCCCCTAACATCTCATATAGTTGCATTGTTAATCCGTATATAGAAGTGATTGAACATGTCTTGCCAAATCTTCCTAAGCGCGCGCTTCTTGGTATACTCTGCAGCCCCATAACCGCCAACTCCAGACTACAGGCGCGCTTTAGGCTTATCACTAAACTTGCGAATCTTTCTCGTCCATGGCACGaaacccttcttctcgtcaaacGGAATGTTCTGCAAGATAGGTCCGTCAGCAACGAGAGGAATAGTTCTGTAATCAGCAACGCCTTGAGCTTTTAGTGCAGGCTGATTAGCACCGATGCAGAGCTCCAGGTTCAGTGCTGAAATGTCATTCCATAGCTTCGCGGCAGCTTCTCGCTCGTACTGATATGCGAGGAAAGCTTGACGGAGCTTGCGGTCTGATGGGTTGGCGTCTGAGTGAAGGAGCCGACTGAGGCCATTGATCAAGGCGATGGCGTCTTCGATGCCGCAGCATGCTCCTGCACCTCTGATGGGGTTCATCTGTACAATTTTAGCTTGAAGTCAGTCAAAATGATATGCGACTTACTTTATGAGCAGCATCACCGACAAGAACCATGCGTCCCCAATGCCACCATGGCAAAACACCCTCATCAAAGTTGGCACTACCTCCAGCAATCTTATTCCTCCATAAATCACCGAATGTAATTCCATCTCCAACCGGAACATCCATCCAAGGCTTCGCCGCCTCTTCAGCGTCATTCTGCCCAAAGAACGTTTTCGTTCTCGAAGTCGGAATGCGATGATACACAATAATCTGGGCTTCTTTCAGACCAGTAAAGACCTGAACGTGAGACCCTTCCTGGTACACATTGATATTTCTTCCATGCTCGAGTTCCTTGGGGCAGAGAGCTTTAGCGAATACGCCGGCGTGGAGGGCTTGAAATGGGTTGGGGTTCTCGTCGAAAAGACCTTTTGGTGCCTTAGCTTTCATTTGGTCGCGGACACTACTCCAGACACCGTCGCAGCCAATAATGATGGATCCATCTTCTGTGGTACCGTCTGCGAATTCGACTGTTACACCATTGTCGCGGTGTATGACGTTGGTGAGGCGCTTGTTTGTCTTGACGCGTTGGTCCTTGTTTTCAAGCTTGCTCATCAGCGCTGAGGCAAAATCACCTCTGTTAAAAATAGCCATAGGGTATCCGAATCTTGCAGTAATCAGTAAGTTCCCAGCAGCATTTAAACCAGTACTTACAATGCGCCGAGCTCTTCAAAACCTCTGGAGCGATGAATGACACTGCCGTCAATTGATCTATGAACCGCTTCAACCATAGGCTGCGCGACAGCTGTGACGGCTTCAATAATGCCTAATTGATGAAAGATTCTCATAATATGAGGCCACAAAAATAACCCGTAAGCAGGATCAGGGGGAATTTGGGAGCGCTGCTCAACGAGGACGTAGTCGATGCCAGAGACCTGTAGCGCGTGAGCCAAGACCATGCCGACTGGCCCAGCGCCAACGACgataactttaaaagactCCATATTCGATTCCCAATAACGAATAGTGAtagtttgaagaagagaaaaagaatgaTATGAGATTGTATCTGGGGAAGATGTAAGATTGTTATAATTCCAAGTCGCTAAGTCACGCTCAACAAAAAACGTTCCAATCAAAACGGAGTTTTGGCCTACTGAGCGATCGGACTTTAGCTGTGTCCTACGGACTTTTTGTTAGCGCTGACGAGAGCGAGTGCGAGCTTAGACGCCTCCAAACCTGGTAAGAATCGAAGTGTGTGTTTGGTCAAGTCGTTCATATTTCGTCACCCTTTTCCACCTGATGCGGAATTAGCACGCTACACTTACTAAAGTGATCCCCACTTGACCTTTTTTATCCTCAAGCATGAAGcagttaataattaagaaacTGAGTAATAGGTTAAGTTAGTCTAAGgctacctttataataattatgtATATATTTAGCATATTATAGCAGCGCTTCTGAGACATAGATATAGATTAAAACCTCTAACTTTTAAGCCATTTTTCCATTTGCTGCCTTTTATGCACTTCGCCACCACCATTTAGTCAAGGCTTCCCCATAAGGCAGTTTCAAACACTCAGAGCTTTGTTTATAATTCACATGCTTTCCCTTATTTCTGATATCACTATCTTTCCTGATAAATTCCCAGTTTGAATATTTCTTAAACTTTTATACTGTATTTCTCTCTTTGGCCTTGACATTGGTCATTATGGCTTTGTTGCCAAGCTCTTCTATATATGATAACCTCAATATTTACGGACGTCAAATTCGTCTACTTGACATTTGTTCTACAGAGCCAGACACAGAATTCCGCCTGGAAGTGGTAGATTTGGATCAGTCACTGCATTTCCATGCGCTTTCTTATGAATGGGGTAACCCTGGAGTCACCGAGGCCATTACTGTCAATGGCCACTCCATACAAGTCACGCGAAACCTAGCAAACGCCCTAAGATACGCCCCCATGCATATAGAGTCTACTGAAGGAAGACTGAGAATTTGGGCAGATGCGATATGCATCAATCAgaagagtgaagaagaaaagaaccaCCAAGTTCCTTTGATGGGCGACATATATTCTCTGGCCGATGTCGTACTCTGCTGGCTAGGGTTGCCCTCTGAAACAGTTATGCGAGGAATGGAAGCCGTCCAGACCATAGCCTATAACCGCAGTATTCATGGGGCTGACCGCAAGGACCCTCTACTGGATGCCACACTTTGCCAGGTGGCAGATTCTCTCAATACAGAACTTGACATGCTTGGCTCTGTCGTCGACGAAGCTACAAATGAATTGGAGGCTGGGAATACAAGCGACGCGAGTATTCTGTTTGAGATACTAGCCCGATCGTGGAATGCATGGCCGACAAAATGCATACATGATGCAAGCGATGGCATTGCTGGCGTACTGAGAACTCCGGGACGCATAAGGTCTGATCATTTGTCATGGTCTTCAAAATTGAGGCTCTTGTCCCTGAAGATCGAAACATTCCACGAGTACCTTTGTGCAATGTATTTACGCATAATTGATGAAACAGAGGAATATCTGCCTCTTATTACTGGAGAACTTGCCGCCCGTCTGACGCGAACTCTACGGGACATCATCACGAAGATAGATGAGTCAGAGGGTGCGGTTCCACGATTTCAAGACCTTACAGAGAGGCTAGAGAAGGAAGTTCTATCGGTTCGAAATACCGCGAATCTTCAATGGCTACAAGATCATACATTCCTCTATCAGGAAATTCCAGGTACCGTTTGGACTGAGACTGGCACATATTTCACGGTGAGGATGTTGACTGAGTCATACTGGTTGCGAGTATGGACTTTCCAGGAGATGGTTCTTGCCAGTCGACCTATATTTGCCTGTGGGGACCGCTCCATGTCTTGGTCGTCTCTTCATTCAGTTCTTTCCTGGGCCTATAGGCTGCTCAACGCCGTTCCTGAACAGCGGCCACATTTTGTGCTGCAAGAGCAATGGAGCTTTCTAAAACGTCTCTATAAGCACTATCTTGGTCATCTGAGACAGTTGGCTTCAAGCAGAGCAAAAGTGAGGGGCCTAGAAATATTGGATGATACAATGGGCATCTCAGTAAGAGGAAACATAAACATGAAAGCCACTCACAACTGGGGGCACTCAAGTGCGCTCAGAGCTACAAACCCCAAAGACCATTTTTATGGCTTCCTTGGTATCTGCcctcttggccttgtgccTGACTATCGGCAATCTAAGTCAATTGGCCACGTATGCGTCGACTTCCTGACAGAGTATTTGAAAGCGCATCGGCAAGGATCTGGCCACGTCGAACTTGAAAGAGGAGAGCTAATGCCTCTAACCGATGCGGGTATTGGGCATGGATGGTTTATGTACCCTGATACTCCATCCTGGGCCCCCAACTATCCAGGGATGACCCATTTGGAGGACCTTGACAAGGTTGGGCATCCAATCCGAACGTTCCCGCAAAATGGGCGAGACCTGGATGAGATATTTGGTGGAATGCAAAAAGCTGAGATCATAGGAAGCAAATTAGTGGTGTCCGGTATCCTCCTTGACGAGATAGTAGCAGGTGGCCCGCTGCGAAGCCACTTTGCCGAACTTTACCGCAATAGTACTTCCAAAGAAGCGGTACATGCCGTATCGTGGACGATGGAATATATAATGGGCCGAGATAAGTACCCAACGGGGTGCCATCCTCTTGAAGGGCTGTATACTGCACTGCGGTATGGGACCATTGGGAGGCATAAAGATAATGAAGAATCCGATATAACGACAGATATGATGTTTCAAGATCACACTAGCTTTGCTAGAATGCTGATGCATCACTTGATTACAGAAAGCAATACCGGAACCCCGGAAGAAAGTCAACTGAAAGGCAACAGATTGAAATATCTATATGCACTCTTAACAGATCTCAACGTAAGTCCTATAACTTGTTTACCTCTAAAAATATTAATCAAAAACACAAGGTAT of Fusarium musae strain F31 chromosome 5, whole genome shotgun sequence contains these proteins:
- a CDS encoding hypothetical protein (EggNog:ENOG41), with product MVLAHALQVSGIDYVLVEQRSQIPPDPAYGLFLWPHIMRIFHQLGIIEAVTAVAQPMVEAVHRSIDGSVIHRSRGFEELGALGDFASALMSKLENKDQRVKTNKRLTNVIHRDNGVTVEFADGTTEDGSIIIGCDGVWSSVRDQMKAKAPKGLFDENPNPFQALHAGVFAKALCPKELEHGRNINVYQEGSHVQVFTGLKEAQIIVYHRIPTSRTKTFFGQNDAEEAAKPWMDVPVGDGITFGDLWRNKIAGGSANFDEGVLPWWHWGRMVLVGDAAHKMNPIRGAGACCGIEDAIALINGLSRLLHSDANPSDRKLRQAFLAYQYEREAAAKLWNDISALNLELCIGANQPALKAQGVADYRTIPLVADGPILQNIPFDEKKGFVPWTRKIRKFSDKPKARL